CCGCGCTGATCTCGGAATACGTCGACGGCCCCGTCCTCGACGACTTCCTGAAGACCCGGCCCGGCCGTCGCCTCGCGCCCTTCGAGGCCCTCCACCTGCTGTACGCCCTGGTGGTGGGCATGGAACCGATCCACCAGGCCGGCGAGTACCACGGTGACCTGCACGCCGGTAACATCATCGTCGCGCGCCACGGCCTGGAGTTCGAACTGAAGCTGATCGACTTCTTCCACTGGGACGCGCCGAAGGTCGAGAACCGACGCGCCGACGTGTGCGACGCGATCCGGCTCTTCTACGATGTGCTGGGTGGGCGAAAGACCTACGCGCGGCAATCGGCGGCGGTGAAGGAGATCTGCTGCGGACTCAAGCGCACCTTGATCCTGCGGAAGTTCCCGACCATGGCGCGGCTGCGCAAGCACCTCGAGACCATGCAGTGGTGAGGGCCGTCAGGGCTGCAACAGACGCTCGTACTGACGTCGATAGCGTGCGGCCTCGGCCGAGCGTCCGGTGCGGCGCATGACCTCGTAGCCGTAGTAGGCGGTCCCCGCGCGGACCTCCCGCCTCATCTCCGGAGGCGCCGTCCGCAGATAGGGATCGCTCTCCGGTGGCACGCGCTCGTGCAGTTCCTGGCAGAAGTGCAGCAACGGCTCCCAGGCCAGGACCTCGCGCTGGTGGGAACCCTTGGCCTGGCGCTCGGTCACCGGCGCCATGTACTCCAACACGGTGCGGTCGTCCGTGTTGAGGGGCGCACCGGCGAACTCGTCGCGGATCCGGGTCAGGTTGGCCACGTAGGCGGCCAGGGGAATGTTCGGCAGCCACACGCGTTCGTCCAGGTGCCCCTGGTCGACCAGGCGATCGAGGTCGCGCTCGAGGGCCACGACGTCGAGCGGACGCTCGTCGGTGGTCGCGACGAAGGCGTACACCGGAAACACGGGCGAGAAGCTGCGGCGCCACAGGGTGACCTGGGGGAACACCTCGAGCAGCGTGCGCGCCAGAACGTCGAACTCGCGACGCGACGTGTCGAAGGCACCGAACCACTGCACGAAGACTCCGCCGTCGTTCAGCCGGTCCCGCACGGTCTCGAAGTGCTCGAGCGTGTACAGCGCCCCGACGCCCGCCTTGTAGCTGAGGAAGATGTCGGCGGTGATCACGTCGTAGCGATCGCGGCGGGTGCTCAGATGGATCCGGCCGTCCTCGGCCACGACGTCGACGCGCGGATCGTCGAACAGACCCTCGAGCCAGGGCTGGAAGTGCCGACGCGCCGCGGTGACGACGTCGGGATTCACCTCGGTCACCGTGATGCGCTCGTAGGGGAAGTGCATGGCCCCGCTCGCGGTGATCCCCGTCCCCAGACCGATGAAGAACGCACTCCGCGGATCGGGGTGCAGCAGGCCCGGCAACTGCCCCTGCAGCCGCTCGTTGATCGCAGACGCACTCGAACCCAGGTTGTACGAACTGTTGATCCGCAGCCGTAGCTGCTCTTCGTCGTGACGGGTGACGGCGACGGCGGCGTCGGGCCCCTGCCACATCTCGACGATCTCCTCGCCGTGGGCGTCGTCGAAGCCGATCCGCATCTCCTCGAGATCGAGACCGATGGCCAACGCGAGTGCACCCACGGCCCCCACGGCGACGACGACCCGTCGTCCGCGCTGCTCACCGCGCAGCAAGAAGAGCGACACGACGAAGTAGGCTGCGGCGATCGTCCAGATACTCGCCCAGACACCCAGCGTGCCCAGCAACACGAATCCGGCGAGCAGCGAGCCCAGGATCGCCAGGACCGTGTTCACCGCGGCGAGTTCTCCGACCGTGCGTCCGGCGCTGCGCATGCCGGGCTCGCTGACCTTCATCAGGAAGGGGAAGACGGCGCCCATCACGGCCACCGCGGGTCCGAGCGTGATCGCCGTGCCGGCGAAGGTGAGCCCGACGTAGGGCCAGAAGCCCAGGTCGCTGTTCCAGAACTCGAGTCCACCGGCGATCGCCTGGAAGAGCAACGGCGTCACCGCCACCGCGAGTCCCGACACGGCCAACAGGTCGACGAGGGTCGACGTGGCCGACCGCGTGCGTC
This genomic interval from Candidatus Krumholzibacteriia bacterium contains the following:
- a CDS encoding protein kinase; translated protein: MSTPTIDSFDLSPDRVLARKYRVLEQLGAGYEGEVYRVAEVRTGIERAAKLFFPQRNPGLKTSRDYAKKLHKLRHCDILIQYQTEEQLTLRGHTITALISEYVDGPVLDDFLKTRPGRRLAPFEALHLLYALVVGMEPIHQAGEYHGDLHAGNIIVARHGLEFELKLIDFFHWDAPKVENRRADVCDAIRLFYDVLGGRKTYARQSAAVKEICCGLKRTLILRKFPTMARLRKHLETMQW
- a CDS encoding fused MFS/spermidine synthase, which encodes MNDVVESSPPTRAAPGSGLAALLVLFFLSGAAALVYQVLWLKQLTRLFGVNAHATAVTLSIFFLGLAVGGWVWGRRVGAVRRPLRVFAGLELAVGASALLFFGLFAAFRAVQTPLLEAVGHEPVLALVVKSALALLILFPPAFFMGGTLPVMAQYLVRRRSELGRRTTLLYAVNTLGAATGALAAGFLLPRVLGLSGAYLFAIAIDLTVAAITWWWSRSEVPGTAEVEESSDPAGEAIDTSPRRLWFVAGFSGLAALGLEVLWTRMFSQVLQNSVYTFAIILTVFLASLAVGSALANRLCRRTRSATSTLVDLLAVSGLAVAVTPLLFQAIAGGLEFWNSDLGFWPYVGLTFAGTAITLGPAVAVMGAVFPFLMKVSEPGMRSAGRTVGELAAVNTVLAILGSLLAGFVLLGTLGVWASIWTIAAAYFVVSLFLLRGEQRGRRVVVAVGAVGALALAIGLDLEEMRIGFDDAHGEEIVEMWQGPDAAVAVTRHDEEQLRLRINSSYNLGSSASAINERLQGQLPGLLHPDPRSAFFIGLGTGITASGAMHFPYERITVTEVNPDVVTAARRHFQPWLEGLFDDPRVDVVAEDGRIHLSTRRDRYDVITADIFLSYKAGVGALYTLEHFETVRDRLNDGGVFVQWFGAFDTSRREFDVLARTLLEVFPQVTLWRRSFSPVFPVYAFVATTDERPLDVVALERDLDRLVDQGHLDERVWLPNIPLAAYVANLTRIRDEFAGAPLNTDDRTVLEYMAPVTERQAKGSHQREVLAWEPLLHFCQELHERVPPESDPYLRTAPPEMRREVRAGTAYYGYEVMRRTGRSAEAARYRRQYERLLQP